The region CGGCAATCGCGACCGCGTGGCTCGATCTCGTTCGCGAATCTCTGCCGCAGCATTATGCGGTCATGTCGTCCGAGAACTTCCTGATGCTCAGTGGCTACGAGCCGCGACAAGTTAAGCAACTTTTGCGAACGTGTGAGCATTGCCGCAGCCGAATCTTAAAACTACTGCCTGGCGTGGCCAACGAGTCGGGGTTTGGTCCGCACGTGGTATTGTCGTTCGATGAAGTCGAATTGTATTACGCGTACATCTCCGACTTTTACCCGGAAGAAGGGCACTTCGGGGAATCGGCCGGGATGTTTATTGATCGTGGCTATCACCATATCGCGATGAACCACACCTACGATTGGTACTTGTCGCGGGTGATCGCTCACGAGACATGCCACATGCTGCTTTCGCACTTACCGCTACCGATGTGGCTGGACGAAGGGGTAACCCAAGTGATCGAAGACCAGGTGCTGGAAGGCTCTGGTTTTTTGATGAATGGCGAAATCTTGCAGAAACATCGAGCTTATTGGAACCGCGAGACCATCCAGCAGTTTTGGTCCGGAGATAGCTTTAGCGCCGCTGACGAAGGGCAAGAGCTCAGTTACAGCCTGGCCCAGGTCATCGTGCGGAACCTGGTTTCTGATTTCCCGGACAAATTGAGTGCGATCGTGGGTAACGCTCACTATCAAGACGCGGGAAATGCGGCATTCGAGTCGGCTATTGAAGAGACGCTCGGCGATCAAGTCGAACTTTTCCTGGGCGAGGGAGATTGGCAGCCGCGAGGCGATTTCTTGGAACCTGTTACGCACCCCGCATAGAAGTTTTCAGATGTCTGTCCCTTCCGATCGCATTACACGCTATCTTATGGTCAGGGAAACAAACACGATGCAAGCATGCTCTTTCCTGCTTGCCACTTTGGGGGAAACGGAGAGCTGAAATCATGGGCGAACCACGTGTGCCTGGCGGGCATCAACAAGTTATGGGATCGCGGGGAACGACCGCTTCTCCGGAGAACCCCCAGAAACCGCTTAGAACGCCCGGCCCGCAAGGGGTCGCCGACGGCAGCATTGATTCCGTTAACGCGACCGGTGGGATCCCTTCGCAAAAGCATCCCTTCATCGTTCACTGGAAAGAGTTCCTTATTGCTCAAGCAACCGATCAGTACCTGACACAGTCGATACCATTCGAGGTGCCAGACTTCGGTTTGACAAACAATCGGCTGCTGTTCGGTCAGGACATCACCCACGGAACGCATGGGGCTCAGCGGCGTAAGAATTCTGTGGCTGACAACGAACAAGAGCTGCGTACCAAGATGCGGCGGCTGGTCAGTATTTTCGGCACCGACGACGACACCGGCATGGTCGAGCGATTGTTCGACCGCTTCCTGGAACGCAACCGCCTGGTCGAGATCTTTGAAGACGAAGACATGAACGAGGCGATGGGAAAGCATGCCAACTTCATCGCGTTTTCCGACCGCGTGTTGGCCGCCCCTGGGACGCCGGGTGCGAACCCCAACAAGATCCGTATTCATCAGGCCCTAAAGCGAGCCAGTTGGGACATCGCCGAAGTTCCCTTTATCGATGATCTAGGCATCCTGGCATTCAACTTGGGTTCCAGCTGGCGACGCACCGGAGACTTCGCCGAAGGGCTGGCGGTGATGATCAACGGCGTGCAGTACGTGCTCGTCTACTGCGAATGGTATGCCTACAACGCGTGGGCTGGCACCTACGACATTCAGCTTCGCTTTGTGCTGTACGACGTCTTCGGCTTAGATGACGATGACATGGACGAGTATGGCGCTGAAAGTGATTGGAATATGTTCAGCGCCGCCCACGGTATCACCGCCTGGTGGCAGCTTCAGCACTGCTACAACTACGCCCCGCTCGTTACGCGAGGCGTCGTAACACGCACGTTCCGGAACATCCCGGCGATTTAACGTTTAAGGGCTCATCGCCTGCTTCAGCATGGGGGAATCCCAAGCGGGAAGCGACTTCACTTCTTCCAGTGCCGCGTCGTTGACTTGCACGCCCCATTGGACGAAGTAGGGTCCCAGGTTATGGTTCGTCGCACGAGACATACGCACAAGGAAGTCGCTGGCTCGATCGACATCTGACTTCGGATGCTGATCGAGCGGAATCTCGCGGTATTCGCGAAAGACCTGCTTAAACGGTTCCCAGCCGAATTCGTACGACAGCATCGTGTAGAACGCGAGACGCTCGAACAATTGCCCTTTAACGGTCGTCCAGTTTCGCTCTTCGATCGGACGGCTGAGGTATCGCTTGGCGTTTTCAATCACGGTTTCTCTTGACGCACGCTCGTGGGGGCGACCGTTGAGCGTCTCTAATGCGTACGCAGCGAAAACGTTCACCGTCACTTCTCCGGTGCCCTGATACGTCCACGTACGGTGTTGATGCAAATGCCCCAGTTCATGGGCATGACCCCATTCCGGTTCGCCCCGGACGATCGCTTCGGCCCAGCCTGGCGGGGCATTGATCGGATAGCTGGCAAACGCCGCTCCCCAGTTCACATGGGCATCGATTAGAAAGCGGTGCGGAAACGGCTTGGTCTTCGGCCGGCCAGACAGCTCGCTCATCGCGTCGATCAGTGCGTTCCACTTTTCCATCGCCAAGTCTGGCGTATCAAGCCGACGGACGTAACTTGAGGGAAGCATGAAGATCACTTTGTCACTGCCGATCTCGGCGTAGGGAGCCGGATAGCTGCGAATGGTCGCGCGCCACTCATGCACGTTCGTTTCGCCATGGACGTAGCGTGGAGCTTGAACGACGTTACTGAAACGGATCGGCACCATCTTCTTGGCCGGCGGATCGTAATGATCGACGACGTTGTAAATATCGCTCTTTTTGGCCAGAAACTCGTTTGCCTTTGGGGTCGGCAGCTCGATATAAAGCAGTCCGCCGAATGACGAAGCGACTTCGGTCGTCCGCTTCTTCAAGTCGTAAACGCGGTCGATCTTGGGAAAACGGTTCAAGCGTTTGTGCCGCGGAATGTCGATGGTCGTACTGTTGGCTCCGATCCGCAATTTCCAGCCGGCGTCGACGTACTCTTCCGGAATCATCACGTGAATCACTTCCCCGGCCGGGGCATACAAGCCGGTGCTTTGCCAACGAAACGCATTGGCATCGATCTCGACGACTTGAGCTTCCGGTTTGATC is a window of Bremerella sp. TYQ1 DNA encoding:
- a CDS encoding M60 family metallopeptidase translates to MNIKNLFLVSWLVIAFVAAPAMAATDAELKKAASGEKLSEEEFISVKKAVAKEARTGFRSTGAMQELIGKLKDVPAVEIGPEKGNRFQVLDHPLIALRMVVEAELAGSVLPPDQLKKHPSADKFPGSIHRAIKPEAQVVEIDANAFRWQSTGLYAPAGEVIHVMIPEEYVDAGWKLRIGANSTTIDIPRHKRLNRFPKIDRVYDLKKRTTEVASSFGGLLYIELPTPKANEFLAKKSDIYNVVDHYDPPAKKMVPIRFSNVVQAPRYVHGETNVHEWRATIRSYPAPYAEIGSDKVIFMLPSSYVRRLDTPDLAMEKWNALIDAMSELSGRPKTKPFPHRFLIDAHVNWGAAFASYPINAPPGWAEAIVRGEPEWGHAHELGHLHQHRTWTYQGTGEVTVNVFAAYALETLNGRPHERASRETVIENAKRYLSRPIEERNWTTVKGQLFERLAFYTMLSYEFGWEPFKQVFREYREIPLDQHPKSDVDRASDFLVRMSRATNHNLGPYFVQWGVQVNDAALEEVKSLPAWDSPMLKQAMSP